A segment of the Arachis hypogaea cultivar Tifrunner chromosome 5, arahy.Tifrunner.gnm2.J5K5, whole genome shotgun sequence genome:
ggaatTTGATCACATTAATAACAGGATGATAAAAATGCAACAGATAAGAGTAATAATATCTATCTGGAGTTCTATTTACAGTTTTACACAGAGTGTGAAAGAGCGATGGAATTCAATGCTATCCATTCCATCCAATGTTTCTGACCTCATGATCAGGGTTCAATCATCATCCATTTTCACATTTTGTACCAATAAAAGAGCCTTTCAACCAGAATGTCAAATCTATCATCTTTAGCGAAATGATGACGACCTCGATGCCGATCTCTTCTTAGCTGCCATGATCTCCATTTGGATCTGATTTTATCTACTCACATTGATTAAGTTATAGTTATGAAAGGCGAGACAATAATTCACACGAACAGTTTGGACACAAACATAAATTAATGGTAAAAACAGAATAAAGGGATGAATTGATACCAGAAAATGTTTCTTCATGAATGGGAATCAGTTTGAATTGTGGGATGTGAGCAATGGCTTGCCAATCCTGTCCTGTTACTCTGGTGCATCGCTTCTGCAGCTCCTTATGGCACCCATCAATGGATAGCTCACGCAAGCTTGTCAGGTTTCGGAAGCTACTGGGCAGTGACCTTAACCTCACCCGGGTGAGTTCTAACTTTTGAAGAGAAGTTATTTCCCCCAACCACTCAGGAATTGAATTTGATTCATATACTTCCAAACTTTGGAGGGAAGGCACATGTTGTAAGCCTTCTGGCAATGTATCACAACAAGCGATGAGAACTCCACGAAGCGAAACTAATTTATTCATGTTACTCGGTAGAGTCACCAGCTTTGGACAAATCATGATATCAAGGCTCTCCAGACGAGTTAGATGTCCCATACCTTCAGACAAGGATCTGAGCTTCTTACACGAATGAATTGTCAAACTTTGCAGAGAACACAGACCTTGCAACACATTCTCCGAAAACGATTCAAGTTCATCACCACCATAAATTTCTAACTTTTGTAGCGAGCTGAGGCTGCTTAATTCATGGGGTAATGCCTTGAGTTTAGGGAAGTCTGAAATGCAGAGGGTCTTGACATGCTGCATATTCTGCCCAATAGCCTCTAGGATGGAAGCCATACCTTCACTATCACTATGATCAGAGTCTGACCCTGTTCCTTTAATCCAAATGTGCTCTAGAGATGGAAGGAGTGGCAACTTAATCTTAGGGACACATGAGACCTTTAATTTAGAAAGAAGCGGAAGCATTTCTACTCTTTCATCTCCTAACATCCCTTCCAAGTTTGGCAACTTTGATAAGGTCAGGTCCTTCAACGATTTGAATGCCTTCTCATCCACGCCATCATATGAGTCCTCATCGATGTACTTCACATCTTTCATTCCAGATACATAAAGAACAGTTAAATGTGGTAATTTACCCAGCGGAGGAAGGTGCTTGCAGTTCTTGCAATCATAGAGTATCACCATAACTAAGCTGGAAAGAATTGAAGTATTTTGCATCCAGCTAGGCAACTCTACTCCGCTGTAACCATTCATCCCAAAACTCTTGAGATTGGAGGGAGGCTCAAGGGCTTCAAGTATTCTCTCAGCATTGGCACCACGCCTTGAATCAGAGGAGCCCCATGACAGGTATAAGTTTTCCAACTTCTTCTTAGCACTCAAATTAGCATCTCTAGCATCACCCTCATTTATGACATTTTCAAGCCCCTTGATGCGTAGTTTGCCTCCAAGCTGTAAATCACGCAACTCTGATAACCCACGCCCTTCCTTTTTATCCACAATAAAAAGATTCAATGTTCTCAAACATTTCAACTCCCCGATATTCGGAGGCATCTCTACTAATGAATGACAATATTCAATTAGGAGATGTCTAAGATCCTTCAATTGTGTTAAGTGTTTGGGCAAACAAGAAAGATTTTCACACCTTTCTAACTTCAGAATCTGCAATTTTTGTAACCTCGAAACACATTCAGGCAGTGTTGTGATACCGCTGCTACGCAGATTCAGGTACCTCAAATGCGTTAAACTCTTCAGTTCTGAGAGTTGAGAAGCATTTGTACGTAGTGCACGGAGAGAATTGAACGGTGGCAACCCATTAAGATTGCGATGATCATCTAATGGATAAAGATTAATCATACTCCTCAAAGATTCAGCTTTCTTGAAGGGATCCATGTTTACCTCCCTCTCTGGTTTTAAACAAGTGACATGGTGGACCCTTGTAGACAAATTGGTCAAGCTTGCAGACTCATCATAAACTCTGCACTCTTCTCCCATTATGGATTGGGCAAGTTCATGAAATAAATCATGCATCTTGAATGTAGTTCTTCCCAATTCATCAATCTCAACTTCTTGGAAAAATGATCTCTGACATAATTCCTCCCAAGCCTCATTACCAGCATCCTCAATCTCCAACTTCCCTTTGGATTTGATCAAACCATTGGCCATCCAAAGATGAATAAGTTGCTCTTTTTCCATTCGAAAATCTTGGGGGAAAATGGCACAAAAAGCAAAGCATTGTCTTAATGACAACTTCAAATGGAAGTAGCTGATTTTCAAAGCACGTACAATAATAGCATCATCCTCAAGTATGTCCCAAAACTTACTTTCCAATACATTCACCCACTGTATTTCCTCTTTTTTATTGCGCAAAAGGCTTCCAAGTGCTTTAGATGCAAGAGGGGAACCACCACATTTCTTTACAATCTCCTTGCCTATTGCCACAAGCTCTGTGCGCTCCACTTTGTCTGATCCAAATGCATGGTATTTGAACAATAACCAATTGTCATCCTCGGATAATGGTGACAAGTGATGAGCAGGGCATGTTCCCATGACAGATGCAACACTCTCAACTCGGGTAGTGACCAAAATTGCAGCACCTTTTGTTCCACCTCCGCAAAGCAAAACAGACTTCAAGTCCTCCCATTTGTCCGTGCTCCATACATCGTCTAGAACAAGTAAATACCTTTTGCCTAGCAGTACTTCTTGAACTTTGTTTTTCATTGCTTCTAAAGTAGAGAGGTTCGGGTTATGTCCCCTTGTAGATTCCACAATGGACTCTAGAATTCTCATGGTATTGAATTCAGTGGAAACACAAACCCAAATTCTCAGATCGAAATGTTCAATTACCTTCTTGTCATTGTAAACCCGTTGAACAAGTGTTGTTTTTCCAAGTCCCCCCATGCCAACAATTGGATAAACAGAGAGGTCGTTACTGCTATCAGCACTCCTTGAAAGAAACTCCAGAATATTTTCTGTGTCTTGCTCCCTTCCATAGATGTTGTGCTCAGTGATACCAGAACATGTCTGGCGCCATGCTTCATCTTCTTGTTGCCTCTCTGGAACTCTTCCACGCAACTCAAACCTTCTCCTTTCTTCATCAATTTGACGAAACCTGTCAACCATCTCTTTCATCCTCTTACCAATGTCCCGACGAAACATGATCGTCACAGGATCAAGACGAGTTAAGCACTGGTCACTGTGTAGACGGTTGGACTCTATTGAACATTCATCTAAGATATCATCAAGCACGTGTGCTGCATCTGAAAGCTTCTGCAGCCAAAGCTTCACAGCACGCTCTCTGATCTGCTTCTCTTCAGCATCTTGGAGCACTGCATGGATTGCAGCAAGGTTCCCTGACAGCTCTTGAATCTGCGAGTGGACGCCCCAAAGAGTTGCAAGCTCGTCCTGAACAAAAGCGCTCAAGTTTTCAATCACCATTTGAAGTAGAGATTCAGCCATTTGAAAAGCTAGAACGAATGAAAGCTCAGATGTTGGACTGAATGCTATGCACATGCAAGTTGACAACGTGCACTACTAGGTTTCTGAGCTTAGAGAGACTGGTGAGGAAGGTGGATAGATTTACTATATTATGAAACTGTTTTTGTGTGAGAATGTGAATGCGTTGAAGATGCAAGTTCACAAATTGCAATTTGAATCACTTTAACATAGTTTTGGAATCTCGTGCTCATTACTCCCAAAGAACCACCattagaaaacaaactagaatgagaaTTAAATTTGAAAcgttttttgtttaaaataatttgtagtacacAAAATTTAGATGTTAGAGTtgtataaagtgacattttttttgggttttttacttaaataaaataagtgaactacttaaataaagatgtcaaaaacgtcttttttttaagatgtgatgagtttggaaaactcttatttaattttgatgatgaacaaacattattaaaatgcttaattacaaaattattaatttgatcttaatttatatttgcctaattaataattttgttgtgaagATTTATCTTGGGCCGGAAAACAAAGATGTTGCTAgcccaaaattaaaaaatcagcATTGCTACATGAGGCTGAATTATTAAATGGGCCagaataaatattattgttgCAAGCCCAAAACAAATGCTTTCTTGTGTGCTTTCCATACTTGATCCGAAATCAattttatcaggaaagcaaatgttatccaAATGGGCCAGCTTTGATTATAATGTCACAAGGCCCAAATTCAATTTTGATGAATGTTTCCATGCTTTGACCGAACCCAAGAAGCAAAGAAAAATGGTtcaatgcttccaacggattccattccTCACTTtggatggaattcaaatttaatttaatgcattggaaacataagcaagtgagagaagattgatttgactaaaggcATCATTGCTACACGCTaactaagggaagtaaaagcaagctattttcaattaattagttTAATCACTTTGAAATAGCTTTTGGCTAGGCCCGAAACGAATGATGAGCTAACAGTACCTTCTGTAGTGGTGGAACAGAAAAAGGAAGCCGCTTACGAGCTGCTTTCTCTCATACTTCTATTCGAGAGCCGGTCTAACCTCCTTAGATAACATCTAAGGGTAGGTAGGAGAATGACACGGGGAATACCAGACCGGGTCAAGGATACGGATACAAGGATGGAAGTTGGCTCCCTGAGAAAGCATGCCGTATCCTACCCCCCTAAATGGATAATGGATATAGGGCGTATGTTTCACcttcagattctttcttctctttctcatctctttctctcttcggttATTGCACAGAAAATATTGGCAGCCATGGAAGCAAAAGTGAGCTACCGAAAAGGAGAgaaagcaagcctaaagaccatcaaaatgatggcaagaaaacataacaaaataaaagtgagctgtggctaagatattcACCAAATGTGGATAGATTTGGTGAGATTATCTTGAGCCTTTTATgctcaaaaatggaagaagaagattcggccagctagaggagattcttgaagcatggcttgtctttgattctgctcaaccaccacagggagtagctagagtggcgaagtgatggttgaaggcagagattgaagcagatgaagtcattatcatcatgaggcatcaagggccagaaatccatcttggagaggaagccaaggatggagagcccggattgatgaagggtgatgatcaagaaaggactagaggtaattgcatgttggttaatgcatggttatctcttctctctctgagtggccgaaccggttctgtgtttgttgaaggaggaaaaagttggttcggttttggcttcaagtgtggaggctttcctcttctttaaaaagggggaacaaccactgtttgaagcaaggagaaaatttgagagtgcaaggcacagagttctcagagctacctgagctaacagatttctcttctccttcaatgtattctgttttgtaatttttctgtttaattttgtcatgtcttgagtctcatggaaaaaggcaaacaagtgaggtttgtaagaaaaagccatagagcggaaaaaggcagagagtgcaaaattaaaagaaaaagccatagatgtcttagagttcctttgtacatctgtgttgtgtttcatgattctgtgagaatccccttgtaagttgggttagcactttacaagttgtaatcagattgattatagtgaaattccatcatgtttgtgatggagactggatgtaggctgcactgcacatagcagccgaaccaggatatatctgggtgcaattttcttccctttctactccatttctgttttctactacgCAGGAGCAAAAGCCagaattatctcgtgccaagtgacgagacaaaacaaaaagtctcgtggcaagggacgagacaaaacaaagttgctcgtgtccagtgacgagcaaaaacagaaaagtcttctctgaaggtcagcaagtgttagcaccagaaaaagggggctaagattcaaccccccttctcttagccactgaaaccatcaagatgttttttaaaaattaaaatttaacacatataatcaattaaattgtcttatttttattaaaattagactggACAAATCAGTttagcaaaaaaattaataaattaaattttaaaccggtataaattaatattttttataaaaaattactacaatatccctattataaaacataactaaaatattcctattttatatatatatatatatattaattttgaaaactttaaattttgaCCCTATAAGGATAGAGAAAAAAAAggctaaaatttagaattttcaaaattaatatatataataagagtattttagtcattttatataatacgggtattatagtcattttttataaaaaataatattaatttagatggattcaaaatttgattcactatttttcggttgaattaatttgtctaacctaattttgacaaaactaacatatgtgttaaattttaattattaaaaaatatatttaaaaaaaaaaaagacgttttctGCGTCTTTATGGGAGTATCCCCTAAATACCAAAATTATTGGATTCccctaaatcaaattttaaaacatgAATATTATCCTTCTACTCTTATATAAATCATTACAGGGACATGAGGATTATATAATATGTTAACCATGGCACCCAAAAACAATTTATGCATGGATGGCCTAAGGAAATAGGGAGTAAATCGTTGTAGGGCACATAGGAATATAGATAATCCATAAATAGCGATTTATGTATAATAGGgtacttttatttataatattttaatttaaattatatctatttaaattttaacttaaaaaataaaaataaaaatatactttttataattttaattattaattttattaataagattaaattaaattaaaaaaaagaatactaacaaattataataaaaagagtactaaattttaatatataaatttaagttttttctttaaaaattatcaaaaagtgttaaaaaatataattttaaataacataaatttatgttgttttgagtaacataaatttaaatttttataaaatttttagtattcgTTGTTCATATGagtttttttaatcatttttattgatacatattttttatagaattttttgtcattttttatttgactttgtataaattttaattattttttataattttaattattaattttattaaaaaaccaaattaaataaaaaaagaatactgACAAATTATAatgaaaagtgtataaaattttaatacataaatttaagtttttttttaaaaaaaagagtaaaataacGTTTTTGTCCCAACACTTGGGGTATGTCTCAAAGCTATTCCTAAcgtttttttgtgactaaacagaaaagaaagaaaaaaatagagacaaaaccaaattaattggctaggttcatatctaaatctattagatgttgaagctcactccatggttgactccaattcgagtgaatgtccGCGCCAGAAGTagctgctttagccatacaatGCAATCTGCAATACTATTTGCAttcctctgaattaaaagaatacagattctccaattccaattcataacctcTTGTATATGCTTTACCAAATTCCATTCCGGAATATCCTTACCAAGTATTCTTTggtttacaaaaaaaaaacagtctgtttcacaaataacctcaAGAAATCCACTATCCCAAGCaagaagtaaacctctccaaattacatacaattcagcaaaaagaacattgcacacttcgacttttctactgcaacctttcaaccaacattTATCAGAATTGCGAATGATACAACCAAAACTAGCATAGCCAAAAGGAGCAAaacaactagcatcacaattcaatttaacagaatgaaTTGGAAgtggaacccaatgcaaacaaagCGAAGGAATAGACAAagattgatgcatagcaaaaatagtgtgGAACTCCCTCactgaactacgaatcaaactcacTACTTTACTAGCACTCCAAGAGTTATCTTGTAATGTCCCAAGATTTTTCttgaaacattttttttatttaatttcttttattgctACCCTACcatctaattttatcaaaatacccATTCTACCTTTATCCCTTTtatcaaaccctaaccctaattccaAAAATTAAACTCAGCCTCCTtctacacacatacacacacatttcagagaaaaaaaagagaaggaacgAAAGCAAGGAAAAAAGAAAGGGGGAGTTGCAAAGGGAGAAGGAGAGGAAGGGAACAGAGGAAAAGGGGAAGGACGGCGCCGGCGGAGGGAGGAGCGCCGCTCGCCGTCACCGTCGCAAAGTaggaagcaagagagagagaaagagtgacacgcgagagagagagagagagagaatgaccAAAGAGGGAGACCACGACAGAGAAGATAAAGCGCTGCCTTTGCCACCACCAAGTCGTGCCTCGTCGTTGCCGCTGAATCTTCCTTCACTGCCGCTACCGAAGAGCCCAAAAAGAGAGAAACTTCGAGAAAGGGGAAGGAGAATGCGACGGACCTCGTCGTTGGGAAGAGATGAAACGACGGTGGTGGGTGTTGCTGCCGCTGCTACCGTCGTCATCACTGGAGTTCGCCGTTGAAGTTGCTAGAGCCACTGCCTTTGCCCTTTCAAAATGCCGCATGAGTTGCTTCGATGCCACTGAGTTCGTTTCACCACAATTCTGGTTCAGTTAGTAATTGTTTGTCCTATTTTATTTCCGCCACTATTTTATCACTGCCATTGATGGTGCTGTCATTGCTCCGTTGATTCTTGTGCATATTGGTAGGCATGAAACTGCTGTTGTTGCAACTGTAACTATTCGCTACTCCGGTCCAAATTATGTGTCTTTTCATTTCAATCTACATCGATATTCTTCAACCTTTCATTTAGCACTTTGGGTTTCGTCTCTTCGGCTCTTGAGACCacgttgtgagtaggctttacatttataattatttggctttacatctataattattttgatatatgcTGCTTGAATTTATGAATATACTTACAAGTTATTAACAaaggatttgaatttgattttaataatggatttattagaactaaatattatttttgtgagATTCGAATTTTTAATCTGTACATGAGACTATATACATGGTTGATGAAGTTTTGTATTtgatgaatttggaaaactctaaactaatatttgtgatgactaaacattattaatataattaattgcaaaattaattttggatttaatattaattaaattaattttgtaatgcaGGTTTTATTTGGGCCAGAATGAATATTATTGATGTAGGCCCAAGTGAATGATTTCTTATGTGATTAATGCTTGATCCATAATTACCAGGAAAGCAAATGCTTTTAGTGGGCCAAAATTTCAATAGCCCAATGTGTTCTATACATGCTATGATCCAAAAAGAAAATGATGATGGGCCAAATTGAAACCTATAGCTACCAAGCCCAATATTGATGAATGTTTCCATGCACTATTCGAATCCATGAAGCAAAGGAAATAACTAattgcttccaacggattccactTCATTATTTTGAAGGATTTCAAATGTAATTAATGCATTGGAAacataagaaagagagagaagattgatttgatgGCAGCTATAATGATACACGCCACTCTAAGCTAGGGAAGTGggacttttaatttcatttcattattGTCCATTAGTTTGAGTTCaaacttctctcttctctctcacctctttccttctttcttcggTTAATACACAGGAAACCATGGAAGCTATTTGGTGCTATCTAAAGGAAAGAAAAGCAAGGTTGAAGACCATCGAGTTGAtggcacgaaaaagaaaaagaaaagtatgctgtggctaagatttgcatcacttatggtaagattttgtgatgagatcctagcttctccatacccaaaaagaaagaagaagattcggccagcagaAAGATCTTGGAGGCGTGACTTGTCTTCGATTCTGAtaaaccaccacagggagtagctagagtggcgaagtgatggttgaaggcagagattgaagcagatgaagtcatcatcatcatgaagcatcaagggccagaaatccatcttggagaggaagccaagaatggagagctcggattgatgaaggttgatgatcaagaaaggactagaggtaattgcatgttgggttttgcatggttatctcttctctctctgtgtggccgaaccggtgTTTGTTGAAGGAAAATAAGCTGAGTTCGGGTTCTGTGTttttcaactgtgaaggcttcacTTCTCTATAAAAGAGGTGAACAGTCATAGTTTAAAGACAAGGAGtaagatttgagagtgcaaggcacagaattctcagagctacctaagctagcagttcttcttctccttcaatgttttc
Coding sequences within it:
- the LOC112800113 gene encoding disease resistance protein RGA2-like → MCIAFSPTSELSFVLAFQMAESLLQMVIENLSAFVQDELATLWGVHSQIQELSGNLAAIHAVLQDAEEKQIRERAVKLWLQKLSDAAHVLDDILDECSIESNRLHSDQCLTRLDPVTIMFRRDIGKRMKEMVDRFRQIDEERRRFELRGRVPERQQEDEAWRQTCSGITEHNIYGREQDTENILEFLSRSADSSNDLSVYPIVGMGGLGKTTLVQRVYNDKKVIEHFDLRIWVCVSTEFNTMRILESIVESTRGHNPNLSTLEAMKNKVQEVLLGKRYLLVLDDVWSTDKWEDLKSVLLCGGGTKGAAILVTTRVESVASVMGTCPAHHLSPLSEDDNWLLFKYHAFGSDKVERTELVAIGKEIVKKCGGSPLASKALGSLLRNKKEEIQWVNVLESKFWDILEDDAIIVRALKISYFHLKLSLRQCFAFCAIFPQDFRMEKEQLIHLWMANGLIKSKGKLEIEDAGNEAWEELCQRSFFQEVEIDELGRTTFKMHDLFHELAQSIMGEECRVYDESASLTNLSTRVHHVTCLKPEREVNMDPFKKAESLRSMINLYPLDDHRNLNGLPPFNSLRALRTNASQLSELKSLTHLRYLNLRSSGITTLPECVSRLQKLQILKLERCENLSCLPKHLTQLKDLRHLLIEYCHSLVEMPPNIGELKCLRTLNLFIVDKKEGRGLSELRDLQLGGKLRIKGLENVINEGDARDANLSAKKKLENLYLSWGSSDSRRGANAERILEALEPPSNLKSFGMNGYSGVELPSWMQNTSILSSLVMVILYDCKNCKHLPPLGKLPHLTVLYVSGMKDVKYIDEDSYDGVDEKAFKSLKDLTLSKLPNLEGMLGDERVEMLPLLSKLKVSCVPKIKLPLLPSLEHIWIKGTGSDSDHSDSEGMASILEAIGQNMQHVKTLCISDFPKLKALPHELSSLSSLQKLEIYGGDELESFSENVLQGLCSLQSLTIHSCKKLRSLSEGMGHLTRLESLDIMICPKLVTLPSNMNKLVSLRGVLIACCDTLPEGLQHVPSLQSLEVYESNSIPEWLGEITSLQKLELTRVRLRSLPSSFRNLTSLRELSIDGCHKELQKRCTRVTGQDWQAIAHIPQFKLIPIHEETFSDKIRSKWRSWQLRRDRHRGRHHFAKDDRFDILVERLFYWYKM